The genomic DNA ACTGTGCACCTGCTCAGCCCTAGGCCAGCCCAGGCCGGGGATTGGGGTGGGGGCTCTGAAGTCCAGGGGGAAGGGCTGCTGAAGAGGTTGAGAAGGCTCTGGCTGAGCCTGGTAGGACCCAAGGCCCAGACTGACGCAGTCCAGCCCAAGCTGAGTGCTTGAGCAGATTCTCTGGATGCTGACTCAGTTGTGAGGATAAGGGAGGGCCAGCACCCTCTAGGCACCTAGACAAACCGTCTATGAAATGGGCTCTGAGACATTCTCAGAAGGTCCCCTTGCAGCTCCTCAAGTGTCCCCCAGTAGGTCACTTTGGGGGATGGCCCTCTCCAGGTGCCAGGGAGGTGTTGTGTGGTACTTTACCAGCTTCTTGGGGAAAACCCAAGGATGGGACCCTTTCTTACGGGGGCTGCCAGGAGGGCTGGAGCTGTGCAGGGCTTACTGGGGGCCCAGTCTGCACTCAGTTCCACCTTCTCTCCCTCACTCCCCACCAGGAATCAGAAACATGGGCTCCCTGCCCTCTCTTCCTTGTTGGGGGATACATGGGGGTTGCATGTATCACCCAGAGGGGCTGCTCCAGGGAGCCCTTAGGAAACCCTTTCACCCCAGCCCCAAGGCTTATGTTTGGCCGGACCTACCCTCCTGACTCCACATCTCTCTAGCACCAAATCCCCAGTCTAGGGGACACCCAAGGATCACCCCCCCCACACCCCTAGGTAACATGGCTGTGTGGCTCacagcacagacacacagactccCCATTGTCAGGAACGAGCAGGACTATCAGACCTCAACTGGGGTTTTCCTTCCCTGCCCTAGGAGTCAGTCACAGCTGTGCTGCTGCGTTTGCCACCCCCCCACCTGATGCCCAGGGCCTCTTCTGCCCACCTGAGCCCTTGGATGGGAGAGACACAGCTGTGAATCCCTGTGACCCAGATTCCCTGTGCACCCCACAGCACAGAGTGGGGATCGCCTCCTGGTGGCCTCCCTGGGGCCTGACTGTCCATCACCCAGGGAAGAAACACCGAGCTAGGACACTCCAGGGACCTGGCTTTGTCTTCCCAGGAGGGGCAGAGTAGATATAAAcagctgttatttttttctgctcaCTTGGGAACACTGAGGGTTGGCTTCTCAAGCAGGACTGTGGTTTGACTTCAGTTCCATTTGAAAATCTTTGCTTGAGGCATCTCCCACATTCATCTGATGCCCTGCCTGACCCTACCCTTGTCCAGAGGTCACAGAGGCcaccccctgtccctgggaaggGTGCTCCAAGTGCTCTCACAGCCaaccttctttctgtttctttctacaGCCCAGCTCCTCCTTCAGACCGGCACTGAAAGGCGGCCCCCCCAGCCTGGTGGCCAAGGCCCAGTCCTTGCCCTCAGACCAGCCCATGGGCCCTTTCAGCCCTCTGACCGCCTCGGATACCAGCAGCCCCCAGAAGTCCCTCCGCGCGGCCCCAGCCGCCGGCGCTCCTCCAGGCCGGTCTTCCCCTGCGGGGTCCCCCCGCACCCGGCATGCCCAGATCAGCACCAGCAACCTGTACCTGCCCCAAGACCCCGCGGTGGCCAAGGGCGCCCTGGCTGGCGAGGACACGGGCGTCGTGACACACGAGCAGTTCAAGGCTGCGCTCAGGATGGTGGTGGACCAGGGTGACCCGCGGCTGCTGCTGGACAGCTACGTGAAGATTGGCGAGGGCTCCACGGGCATCGTCTGCCTGGCCCGGGAGAAGCACTCGGGCCGCCAGGTGGCCGTCAAGATGATGGACCTCAGGAAGCAGCAGCGCAGGGAGCTGCTGTTCAacgaggtgggaggagagggtgtgGCGGCCAGCGGCGGGCCTCCGGGCGCAGGGGCGCCGGGAGCGTGCTGGCACTCAGgcatcccctcctgcccccaggtgGTGATCATGCGGGACTACCAGCACCTCAACGTGGTGGAGATGTACAAGAGCTACCTGGTGGGCGAGGAGCTGTGGGTGCTTATGGAGTTCCTGCAGGGCGGTGCCCTCACGGACATCGTCTCCCAAGTCAGGTGGGCAGCTGGAAGAGCAGGGCCCTGGCACTGGCTGCCCCACTACTGTCCTGGCAGGGCTATCAGATAGCCTGAGTCCCAGATGATTGAGGTACCACCTGTTGCATTGTCCTGAGCCATCCTCCCCACGCCCATCGGCTTGGGTAAACCAACCTGGGGGTCTTAGGGGAGTGAGGAAGATACTGGGTCTCCAGCCTAGGCCCAGGCCCGTTTCCACCAGGGCTCTGACCTGACTTGGCTCCTCCACACATTGCCCAGGAAGCTATGGGGCCCAGTATTGGGGCACCCACTCTGCCCAGCCCCTCTGCCCGGCCGCCCTGCCAAAGCTAACATTCTCTTTTGCTGGTGGCCGTGTGTTCTACATCCAGGCTGAATGAGGAGCAGATCGCCACCGTGTGCGAGGCTGTGCTGCAGGCCCTGGCTTACCTTCACGCCCAGGGTGTCATCCACCGGGACATCAAGAGTGACTCCATCCTGCTGACTCTCGACGGCAGGGTAAGCCCTGCCCATCCTGGCACACCCACCACCCCCTTCGCAGCTCCCTCACCTCTCATTTCCTTTCCTCCCCTTTGCCCTAACTCCAGGTGAAACTCTCGGACTTCGGGTTCTGTGCACAGATCAGCAAAGATGTCCCTAAGAGGAAGTCCCTGGTGGGAACCCCGTATTGGATGGCTCCAGAAGTGATCTCCAGGTCTCTGTATGCAACTGAGGTAACCACTCTCTCCACCCCCCAGTCCTCCCAGAAGGGGCTTGGAGACACATGGTTCTACTTGTGGTCCTCCCCAGAGCTTCCCACCAAACATTGCCCCCAGTTCTTAGGTTCCCGCTTAGTCAGTCCTGTCCACTGGCCCCTTTTGGATGGTTCTTCTCTGGCCTGTGAGTTTGCTGCCATAAGCTGGCCCCCCAAATGCTCTCCCCCAAGCCCAAGGGCAGGTCAGGGTGTGGCCAGGCTTTCCTGTGTGTGATGGCCTTTCTAAGAGAGTGGCTGACAGCTGTGACCCTGCAGCCAGTGGTCACTTAAGCAGGGCACTGGGCGGGTGGCCAGGAAGGAAGCCAACTCACCAGGGAGACCTGGGACCAGCTGCTCCTCTCCGCCTGCAGCACGCTGCTCACTACCAAGAGGCCAGACTCTGGCCAGTGGAGTCAGGGACATTCTCCTCTTGCAGGTAGATATCTGGTCTCTGGGCATCATGGTGATTGAGATGGTGGATGGAGAGCCACCCTACTTCAGTGACTCCCCAGTGCAAGCCATGAAGAGGCTCCGGGACAGCCCCCCACCCAAGCTGAAGAACTCTCACAAGGTCAGTCAGCACACAGGCGTGAGCCTGCAGGCCCCGTTCTCCCTGAGGCTTCAAGGATCAGAGCCTGGCTCTCAGGCCCAGCTGCACCTGGGTGTGGAGCCTAGTCACAAACTCTTACGGTCACTCTGACAGGTTTCCACCTGCAGGCAATGACAGGAGCCGAAGAGAACAGAAGCAAGGCTGTGGGGAACCCTGACGTCCTGGAAAAGAATCTAGAGAAGCTAACTGAACAGGACACACCATGCGTTGGGGAGCTATACCACAGCACATGTTCCCAGTCCATCCCAGAGAACTGGCTTGCCCTCCCTGGCAGTGTATATGCTAACCACATCTAAGCCAGTTTCCCCTTAAAACCAGTgttcgtgtgtatgtgtgtgtgtgtgtgtgtgttgaaccTTTTTCTGCCAAATCCACCCAAACcagtgttcgtgtgtgtgtgtgtgtgtgtgtgtgtgtgttgaaccTTTTTCTGCCAAATCCACCCAAACCCCCAGTCTTACCTGTGGGTACCCCCTGCTGGTGGCCAGCTCAGCACAGAGCTGCAAAATGGCACTGCCATCTGGTGGCCAGAGTAAGAAATGTCCCAGAGGATTGAAGCTGGGTGCCTAAATGGCAAAATAGTTTCGTAGCCCAGCTGGATGAGAGGACAGACAGGAAACACTTTGAGACAAATGGTCCTTAGAGCCTGCACTCCTGACCCCTAGACTAGCAGATAGTTCTAATTAGCTAATTCCCCAGAGGATGCAGCTTTCTGTAACAGCCTAAGACTCATCCTTATCCTAAAATATTTCTCAGAATGAACTGAGGCAAGCCCTTGACTTAGACTCCAAGGCATCGAGCAACAAAAGAATCTTCTTTTCAGGTCTCACTTTTCTAGTTTTCAAAACACTTCTTCATCcctgacctcttttttttttttttttaatcttcactaAAGCCCTGTGTGAAAGACAAGGCAAGCAGATATTATCATTagcccattctacagatgagaaaactgagctgtAGATAAACGTGCAACTTGTCAAGGGATCAGGGATAGACCCAGAACTCAATCACTGGCACCTTTCCACAGAGTCTGAACACAGAGCCCTGAGAAGCAGCATGGTAGATGGGCTGTACTAGGAGCCCAGCTCTCCAGGTACCCTAATTCCATTGCTCAACAGCCCCCTGTGGTGAACTGGCCACTTTTCCTGGACTGATGCTGACTTTCcttggtggttgtttagttgctaagttgtgtcccactctttcgtgatcccatggactgtagcttgccaggcttacCTACCTGATAATCCAAAAAGTGCAGAGCCTGGGAGGAACCAGGAATAAGAAACAAGAGAATATAAGGCTTTCATATGATGGTGGAGCCAGGCAGATTGGGTCACCCGAAAGTGGCTACCAGCTATGGCTTCCTCTCACTGCCCTGCCTCCACAGGTCTCCCCTGTGCTGCGAGACTTCCTGGACCGGATGCTGGTGCGGGACCCCCAGGAGAGAGCCACAGCCCAGGAGCTCCTGGACCACCCCTTCCTGCTACAGACCGGGCTGCCCGAGTGCCTGGTGCCCTTGATCCAGCTCTACCGCAAGCAGACCTCCACCTGCTGAGCCTGGCCCCAGAACGCGCCTGCCACCTGTGCCCACAGGCAGGGGACACTGGGCCGCCAGCTTGCCAacaggcctgcctgcctgcctgcctcactCTCAGTATTCTCTCCAAAGATTGAATGTGAAGCCCCCAACCTACCCTCCTGCCCCTCAGCCCACTGGGCCAGGCCGGACCTGCCCCTCGGTCACTCTCCCTCCCAGGAGTCCCCAGTTGCCTTTGGGATGATGGAGACCCCTTCTGCGGGATGACCCTTTGTTATTTGCACAGGGATATTTCTATGAAACATGGAGACCAGCGCTTCTGGCCACGGCGGCCAACACAGCAGAAAAGGCTGCTGtggttcttttttatatatatataacggTAGTTGTAAACGAGCATCCCAGGTCACCCAAGAGGCAGACTGCCTGTCTTCACTAGGATGCTTGCTATTCTCAGCTCCAGCTCCAAACCCTGGGGTCTGAGAGGGCCACAGGGAAGGCGTTTATTGCCCAAATCCATCTTCCTCCCTTTGTGTCTGACTTCCTGAAGTTGCAGTTCCACCTACACTGGCTTCCTGTCCCACCTGTGATGACAACATGCCCCTAGCACAGCCAGCACCTGAGTGTGAACAGCCTGCTCGAAGGACATGGGTGAGGGAGGGGCATTTTCTGGGTGAAAGAGGAAGGAGGCAACTAGCAGTGAAGGTGGTCTCCCTTGACAGGGTATGCGTGTGGTCGGGGGGGGAAGGCCACCCACAGCTGGCTTCGGTtaggcttctccatcttttctccCACTGAGTTCTGCTCTGAAGGCAACCTGCCTGGCTTCCTATCACTTAAGTCCCAGGTTTCTACCTGACCAATGAAGAGGTCTATATTGTCAAACATATCCCAGGTGCTTGGCAGTTTTCTCCTGTACCGTGGAGTCTGAGAGCCAGGGACCAGTATGGTGAGAGAACAGGCTTTGTGAGCTTCATCTCAACAACCAAGTCATCAGGGACCCGCTCCTTTTGTGTATGCACGGGGGACCGGTTCATTTCAAAATCCTGGTCTGAGGGAGGTGAACCAACTCCCAGGGTCCATCATGTCACTGGAGTGGGCACCCCACCTGTGCAGACCACCCACCCCTAACTCCTCCTCATACACCTGTCTCCTTGTCCTCCCAGCCTTCAGGGCTGTTGTGAGACAGGGAATCCCAGGGAAGAACTCCAGGTGTCTGGACCCtatctaaataatatttttagattccTCTGTCCCTAGAGCCCTGCTTtggggcaaaaagaaaaaattgcaagaacttttttttaagggtcagagttttaaaaaacaaagcatctTCCCTTTTGTGAATTGTTTGCACTTGTGCCTGTTTTAAATTAAACTGAGTGTTCAAAACCTCTGGCCTCCCTGTTGTCTCTGGGAATGTAGCCAGGCTGTCTTCAAACTAGACACACTCTAGTGGGTGTCCAGGGTGGTCCCCCTTCCTCCCTGATGTGAGTTCCCCATGGCCATTCTGAGTCACAGAAAACCCAACTCTCTGGTGGCAATGAGGGCCGAGAAGGAGGGAAACAGGAAGTGAAAGGCCCTTGGGACTGAATGAGCTGAAAAATAGACAAGGCTCCTTCCCAGGGGAGAAGAACTCAACCAGAAAGCCAGAGCCATGGGCCGTGCTTGCTGCCTCCACGGGGGCTCTGGGGCAGCCGCCAGGGATAGGGACAACTTTCTGGAGCAGCGTCTCCCTTTCCCCGTTTGCTTCTCCCACCCCCAGAAAGCTGCGGCTCTCCTCAACATGTCTACAGGAAGTGGCCTGGAAATGCCTCTAGTGAGAAAGCCGTCTCTGTTTCGGTTCTCAGAAAGGAAGGAGACCATGAGGAGCTGTGAAGAGCACAACTGGAAATCAAGAAACCCGGGTCTTTAAACTTCTAGCTCTGACACTGATTCCAGCACTTCCTTCCTGAGGTCTCATCCTGCCCTCTCTCTGTCGGGGTCACTGAAACCTCTAACCTAGGAGGAGCAAGGAGTCCCACAGACTTTCTCCCCACAGCTCCTTACCACAACCCCACCCAGACAGCTGCCCTGGTCTGAGGGTCCCAGTCCCAACCGCTCAGCAGCACCTGATTCTTACCTCCAGGAGGCAGCCACAGTGGGCTGGGCAGAGAAGGAGGCTGAGAGAAGGTGGGACCTTCCCCCTCCCAACGGGAGCCCACAGTCAGGAGTGGTTGGCAAGGCAAAAAGACACCAGTTCTCTTAACTGAAGAACACTGGATTTATTAACTGTTCTGAGTTCTAAGGGTCCTTCCACTGCGGTGTCATTGCAAGCCTGTGCTTTGTGTCATTTAGCTTCACACACAGACCAGTTCTGAGCTTACATCAGCTCCAGTGGCACAGGTGACTTCACAATGATGAAAGCAACAAGAATTTGGAAAAGCAAAATGTTTCGAAAAGTCTCTGCTGGACCAGAGTGAGCTCAAGAGGACCGCAGCCTCAATGTTCTGGGGCTAACAATGAGAGGAAGTTCAGGAGAGCGAATTGTGGTGAAACGTCAAAGTTTTGCACAGAGCTGGGGCAGGTAAGTCTGCAAGAACAGCAAGGCAGTCAAAATACACAATTTAGTTCAGACAGGAAAGATCTGCTGTGGTTTTTTAGAAACAGCACTTTCAACCATCAAACCCTTGGCAACTCCACAGAGAGGAGCCCTTGAAGTTGTTTACCCAATAAAGAGGACCTAAGGTGACCTTCAACCAGAAATCCCCATGTTAGCGACACTTAAAACATGACAGCACCTTCAACACAACATGCAACCCCAGACCCACGTCTTCAATGTGGTATTTTGAAGAAGCCAAAATACTTATATTCTTACACCATTAAAAACGTCATAAAAGTTAAACACAGTTGGAAAAGGATAAGCGAGCAAGCAAGGATCAGGAAAAAAAGGAGTTTGCAGTTGGCACATCCAATTACCACCCGCATCCCACCCCAGATCCTCTCCCTCTGGCTTTTCAGGTGATTTTCAGAACTTTTCAGTTCACCCACCACTCAGACAGTGGGATATTTAGGGAGAGAAGAGTGGGGAAAGGGCAAAACACCCAGAAACGAAAGCAAATCTCATCAGAAGAAAACAGTGCAGAATCAGTAGGCCCCACAGTTCAGAAATCACAAAGGACCGGTTGGAAGCTCCCAGTCTCTCAGAAGTCAGCCGGAGCTCTCCACATGCAGCCTTGGAAGATCTTGGGGTCCTAAGTGAAGGGTCTGGGCTCCTGCTACTCCACATGCGAGTTTTTTGTTCATTGTCCCTCACTTCACTGCTGTGAAATGACTTCAAGTATCCGGATTTAACATACTACAAGAGGAAGAGGATTCCATGGGTAAGTGCACAGGAACGGAGAAGTACACAGCGGTGATTTCAAGCAAAACCAGAAGTCTGAACTCCGAGCCAGGAGGCAACTAGAGCGCAGTGTTGCCACCAGGGGGCACCAGAGATCACGTCCAGAGTCTGGGCCCTGGCGGCCTCGCGGACCCTGGAGGGGTGGAAGCCCTGCGCAAGCGTCTGACACCTATACGAGGCCCGCCTCTGATCACCCACCCCTCACCGCAGGCCCTATTTCTCATCACAGGTTATTCTCGCTCTGGGCAGTTTCCTTAGAGTTACTGGCGAGAACCCCTCCGTTCTGCAAAGATGAACAGATCGACGTCTTGAAAGGACCCCACTGCCGGCTCCTGAAGCGGCTGCAAACTCAACCTCTGGGGTTCACAAAAAACTCCCCCACGCACCGCTACCACAACCGCTGGGCGCGCGGGTTCGTGTGCTGGCGCTTCCGCAGGGCACGCGATTCGCCGGACCCTCCGGACCCCTCCTGCTTGGCTGACACAAAGAAGAGGgcgggggagaggaaggaggggaccAAAGGCCAGGCCAGGAAAGGGCCTTTAACCACCTCTCCATGGTTGCCTCTGACTCACTAATCTGCCCAGTGTTGAAGCTGGGCCGAGCCTGAGTCCCACGCGTTGGGGCAGAGGCAGGGGTCCTTGGTCTCGACCTCTAGCATCCATCATCTGCCCTGCCCTCCATTAACGGCCCAGCAAGAAGCAGGAACCGTTTAACAGCCCCCTTCTAGCTCTCGCCAGTTTGATATAATTTAAACCCGGACCTGAGGCTCGTGTGGGCTTCAGACTCCCTCGCGCCGCAGCCGTTTACCGTGGCAAACACTTCAGTCAATTATCCCCCTCGCGGAGCTTCTATTTAAAGAGACATTGTCAGGTTCTTAAGCCTCGGATCAGACCCGCTGCTTTCTGCTTCACATACAAAGACTTAAAACATGAGTTCTTTGAGGATTGGAAGAAATACAATTAAGCAAAGCCTTCGCAACCGTTCCACCCTGCGGGAGCACCCACGTACGGGACGGAGGAGCTGGGAGGCGGTGGGGACGGGGGAAGGGCTACGTTCTTTTCGTTTCAGGTCTCTGAAAGTGAGAGGAAATCACTCAAGAGCCCAGAACTGGGCTGGGCAAGGGGAGGGGGGCGGAAGACCCCACATTGTCAATGAAGTTGAATCTTTGGATCAGGCAGAGGGAGCTAGAATTACTCAGCTGCTGGTTCAAGGGACAACTGGCATTCCtgccaccaccgcccccccccaaagCTGCTTTCAGTGTATTGAGGCAGGAGTTTCTCCCCAGAAAAACTAAACTTCCAGATTTCTTCCCTCCTGTCCAGAAGGGCTCCCCTTCTCCAACACTCCAACGTGTAAGGGGAAGGAAGATTTAGGTGGTGTGGGGCATTATTGTCAGCATCACTGGAGTTGGACGGGGGAGACTAGGCCTTTGTTCTACAGGTCAACTCTTTCTGCCTGGCTGATGAGGGTGTGAGAAAACCCTCCAAGGGGGAAGGAAACCCTGCGGGGGGCCAGAACGACTCTGGACTACACCTtagcaaggagagaaggaagtCCAGCTGGAAGGTTGTAGCCTATGCAGCTTTCACAACAGGAACAGCAAGCCTTCAGAGAATGTGAGACTTAGGGAGTATCAACaagcacaaaaaagaaataagataggGGTCCCTTTCAGAGAGAGGGCTGAGGGAGTGAGATCTCATCTCAGCAGTAGGGGCAAGTTCTAGTCTCTGAGGGTGAGAAATTGTCAGGAAAGTGAGGGGCCTAGGAAAAAGAAATCCCAGTAGAGCAGAGATTGGAAGGTGGGGAGAGCAGGACTCAGCCTCGAGGCTGTTTACCGCTGAGCGTGCAGCACCACGGCCTCCGTGCCCCCCTGCCAAGGCTGAGGCCCGGGCACCGAAAGTGGCAGAGCATTGGGCTCTAATTCCTGGCCGCTCTCGGGCCCAGACGCCTCCCCGACCAGGCTGGGGATGTCTGGAGCTGTGGAGCGTCGGCGCAAACCCAAGCGGCCAGAGCCGGGATCACCTTCCGGGTGGGGGCTAAGACCAATGGGGGCTTGCACTAAGGTTGGGGGTGCTCCCTCCAGCACCTCCTGCGACAGCCACCGTCCAGCCCCCGAAGACTGGGGCGAATGCGGTAGGGCCATCAGGGCTCCCGCTCGCAGTCGCGCCGCCTCCTCCTCGGTCACGGCACCCAGCGCCAGGCTCATGCTCCGGCCCAGCTCCGGCCGCTCGCAGCCCTGT from Ovis aries strain OAR_USU_Benz2616 breed Rambouillet chromosome 7, ARS-UI_Ramb_v3.0, whole genome shotgun sequence includes the following:
- the PAK6 gene encoding serine/threonine-protein kinase PAK 6 isoform X2 → MFRKKKKKRPEISAPQNFQHRVHTSFDPKEGKFVGLPPQWQNILDTLRRPKPVVDPSRITRVQLQPMKTVVRGSSVPTDGYISGLLNDIQKLSVISSNTLRGRSPTSRRRAQSLGLLGDEQWATDPDMYLQSPQSERSDPHGLYLSCNGGAPAGRRQVPWPELQSPRVLPNGLAAKAQSLGPAEFQGATQRCLQLGTCLQSSPTGTSPPTATGRRGTKTARHGPEEARPQSCLVGSAASRPGGEGSPSPKTQESSLKRRLFRSMFLSAPATAPPSSSKPGPPAQSKPSSSFRPALKGGPPSLVAKAQSLPSDQPMGPFSPLTASDTSSPQKSLRAAPAAGAPPGRSSPAGSPRTRHAQISTSNLYLPQDPAVAKGALAGEDTGVVTHEQFKAALRMVVDQGDPRLLLDSYVKIGEGSTGIVCLAREKHSGRQVAVKMMDLRKQQRRELLFNEVVIMRDYQHLNVVEMYKSYLVGEELWVLMEFLQGGALTDIVSQVRLNEEQIATVCEAVLQALAYLHAQGVIHRDIKSDSILLTLDGRVKLSDFGFCAQISKDVPKRKSLVGTPYWMAPEVISRSLYATEVDIWSLGIMVIEMVDGEPPYFSDSPVQAMKRLRDSPPPKLKNSHKVSPVLRDFLDRMLVRDPQERATAQELLDHPFLLQTGLPECLVPLIQLYRKQTSTC
- the PAK6 gene encoding serine/threonine-protein kinase PAK 6 isoform X1, with product MKISGAMFRKKKKKRPEISAPQNFQHRVHTSFDPKEGKFVGLPPQWQNILDTLRRPKPVVDPSRITRVQLQPMKTVVRGSSVPTDGYISGLLNDIQKLSVISSNTLRGRSPTSRRRAQSLGLLGDEQWATDPDMYLQSPQSERSDPHGLYLSCNGGAPAGRRQVPWPELQSPRVLPNGLAAKAQSLGPAEFQGATQRCLQLGTCLQSSPTGTSPPTATGRRGTKTARHGPEEARPQSCLVGSAASRPGGEGSPSPKTQESSLKRRLFRSMFLSAPATAPPSSSKPGPPAQSKPSSSFRPALKGGPPSLVAKAQSLPSDQPMGPFSPLTASDTSSPQKSLRAAPAAGAPPGRSSPAGSPRTRHAQISTSNLYLPQDPAVAKGALAGEDTGVVTHEQFKAALRMVVDQGDPRLLLDSYVKIGEGSTGIVCLAREKHSGRQVAVKMMDLRKQQRRELLFNEVVIMRDYQHLNVVEMYKSYLVGEELWVLMEFLQGGALTDIVSQVRLNEEQIATVCEAVLQALAYLHAQGVIHRDIKSDSILLTLDGRVKLSDFGFCAQISKDVPKRKSLVGTPYWMAPEVISRSLYATEVDIWSLGIMVIEMVDGEPPYFSDSPVQAMKRLRDSPPPKLKNSHKVSPVLRDFLDRMLVRDPQERATAQELLDHPFLLQTGLPECLVPLIQLYRKQTSTC